One Synechococcus sp. CC9605 genomic window carries:
- a CDS encoding DUF2256 domain-containing protein encodes MKKGSSKANRPSKICPVCDRPFEWRKAWRNCWDEVVYCSERCRRRKNKSNQ; translated from the coding sequence TTGAAGAAAGGAAGTTCAAAAGCCAACCGTCCCAGCAAGATCTGCCCAGTCTGCGATCGTCCCTTTGAGTGGCGCAAAGCCTGGAGAAATTGTTGGGACGAAGTTGTGTATTGCTCCGAGCGTTGTCGGCGAAGAAAAAATAAATCCAATCAGTAA
- the clpP gene encoding ATP-dependent Clp endopeptidase proteolytic subunit ClpP — translation MIPIVIEESGRGERAFDIYSRLLRERIIFLGEAVTSDSANRIVAQMLFLEAEDPEKDIYLYINSPGGSVYDGLGIFDTMQHIKPDVHTVCVGLAASMGAFLLCAGTKGKRSSLQHSRIMIHQPLGGAQGQASDIRIQADEILFLKERLNKELSDRTGQTLDRIQQDTDRDFFMSPTEAMNYGLIDSVIDKRPVQAVA, via the coding sequence ATGATCCCCATTGTGATTGAGGAGTCCGGCCGGGGAGAAAGGGCCTTTGACATTTATTCCAGGCTTCTGCGCGAGCGAATCATCTTCCTTGGTGAGGCCGTCACCAGTGACTCCGCCAACCGGATCGTGGCCCAGATGTTGTTCCTCGAAGCTGAGGACCCCGAAAAAGATATCTACCTCTACATCAACTCTCCCGGAGGTTCGGTCTACGACGGCCTCGGCATCTTCGACACGATGCAGCACATCAAACCGGATGTGCACACGGTGTGTGTCGGCCTCGCCGCAAGCATGGGAGCTTTCCTGCTCTGTGCCGGCACCAAGGGCAAGCGAAGCAGCCTGCAGCACTCCCGGATCATGATTCATCAGCCGTTGGGTGGTGCCCAGGGTCAAGCCAGCGACATCCGCATTCAGGCGGACGAGATCCTCTTCCTGAAAGAACGCCTCAACAAGGAGCTGTCCGATCGCACTGGGCAAACCCTTGATCGGATCCAACAGGACACCGACCGTGACTTCTTCATGTCACCCACCGAAGCGATGAACTACGGCTTGATTGATTCGGTGATCGACAAGCGTCCAGTTCAGGCGGTCGCTTGA
- the psb29 gene encoding photosystem II biogenesis protein Psp29 yields MAASQTIADSKRAFHQAFPHVIAPLYRRLADELLVELHLLSHQSRFEANELFSVGLCTVFDTFIKGYRPEAQTDALFRALCSSNGFDAAKLRKTYASLVEQAKGKDPESLKDWLSSHALKEGSHYSRLMAVGLMSLLKAAAADATDSDTEAIVKQSKELAEGLGLPTDRVEKDLTLFGSNSERMDQAVELVEETIAAEKRKKERRLEEQAQRTSS; encoded by the coding sequence TTGGCCGCAAGTCAGACCATTGCCGACAGCAAACGAGCGTTTCATCAGGCCTTTCCCCACGTCATTGCACCGCTGTACCGCCGCCTTGCTGATGAGCTGCTGGTGGAGCTGCATTTGCTGAGCCATCAAAGCCGATTTGAAGCCAACGAGCTCTTTAGCGTTGGGCTCTGCACCGTGTTTGACACCTTCATCAAGGGCTATCGGCCCGAAGCGCAGACCGACGCACTGTTTAGAGCCCTCTGCAGCAGCAATGGCTTCGACGCAGCGAAGCTGCGCAAAACCTACGCTTCTCTGGTTGAGCAGGCCAAAGGCAAGGATCCCGAGAGCCTCAAGGATTGGCTGTCATCCCACGCCCTCAAAGAGGGCAGCCACTACTCGCGTTTGATGGCCGTTGGACTGATGAGCCTTCTCAAGGCGGCCGCGGCGGATGCGACAGACTCGGACACCGAGGCCATCGTCAAACAGAGCAAGGAACTTGCCGAAGGGCTCGGTTTGCCCACGGATCGCGTCGAGAAGGATCTGACCCTGTTTGGCTCCAATAGTGAACGGATGGATCAGGCCGTTGAGCTTGTGGAAGAGACCATCGCTGCCGAGAAGCGCAAGAAGGAGCGTCGTTTGGAAGAGCAGGCTCAACGCACCTCCAGCTGA
- the petN gene encoding cytochrome b6-f complex subunit PetN, whose amino-acid sequence MLFTLGWASLAAMFSFSIAMVVWGRNGDGTLNF is encoded by the coding sequence ATGTTGTTCACTCTGGGTTGGGCGTCCTTGGCCGCCATGTTCAGTTTTTCTATCGCCATGGTCGTCTGGGGACGCAATGGTGACGGCACCTTGAACTTCTGA
- the clpS gene encoding ATP-dependent Clp protease adapter ClpS produces the protein MTSSSPGSSAVLERQGTTQRYPQARVIVLDDDVNTFQHVVDCLRKIIPGMSEDNAWNLANRIDGQGSAEVWCGPLEQAELYHQQLQAEGLTMAPLERC, from the coding sequence ATGACCAGCTCCAGCCCCGGTTCATCAGCAGTGCTGGAGCGTCAAGGAACGACCCAGCGTTATCCCCAGGCTCGCGTGATCGTTCTGGACGACGACGTGAACACCTTCCAGCACGTGGTGGATTGCCTGCGCAAGATCATTCCCGGCATGAGTGAGGACAACGCCTGGAACCTCGCCAACAGAATTGATGGACAGGGTTCGGCAGAAGTCTGGTGCGGGCCGCTGGAGCAGGCCGAGCTGTACCACCAGCAGCTTCAGGCCGAAGGCTTAACGATGGCCCCGCTGGAACGCTGCTAA
- a CDS encoding DUF2103 domain-containing protein, translated as MGRVVITHSTYVDGLIPWLKALSHETDIQTITPAVISRVRGRSPELQLRVSTPITGGYKLVARKGTSAQEVFVVTSMSRPDLEQAVLHHRP; from the coding sequence TTGGGCCGGGTCGTCATCACCCACAGCACCTATGTAGACGGCTTGATCCCGTGGCTGAAGGCCCTGTCCCATGAGACGGATATTCAGACGATCACCCCCGCCGTGATCAGCCGGGTGCGTGGACGCAGTCCTGAGCTGCAACTGCGGGTGTCCACCCCGATCACAGGGGGATACAAGCTGGTGGCCCGCAAGGGCACATCAGCCCAGGAAGTCTTTGTGGTGACTTCGATGAGTCGGCCAGACCTGGAACAGGCCGTTCTGCATCACCGCCCCTGA
- a CDS encoding 5-(carboxyamino)imidazole ribonucleotide synthase, whose amino-acid sequence MIGVVGGGQLARMLVQAAAQREVPIAVQTANPADPAAGLASRLVSADPRDVAGTRELVVGCDGVTFENEWVNIDALLPLEQQGVRFQPSLAVLSPLVDKLSQRQLLDDLAIPSPPWCPLRLISPAQPALPQGWTFPVMAKASRGGYDGKGTVVLRDIDALSQLLRAVPAEDWLLESWVDYELELALVVSRDQRGRIRHFPLAQTHQHQQVCDWVLAPAPVDPSVAALAYNVAASLMTKLGYVGVLALEFFYGPAGLQVNEIAPRTHNSGHFSIEACTSSQFDQQLCIAAGLPVPDPELKSRGALMVNLLGLDPERHDPLDQRLQALEAMPGLHLHWYGKSPETPGRKLGHVTLLLETETVAMRRDEAESALAAIRRIWPHASESQD is encoded by the coding sequence ATGATCGGCGTTGTGGGAGGTGGTCAGCTGGCACGGATGCTTGTGCAGGCCGCCGCGCAACGCGAGGTTCCGATCGCCGTTCAGACAGCCAATCCAGCGGATCCCGCCGCTGGATTGGCTTCGCGTCTCGTGTCGGCGGATCCGCGGGATGTGGCTGGAACCCGGGAGCTGGTGGTGGGCTGTGACGGCGTCACCTTCGAGAACGAGTGGGTCAACATCGACGCCCTTCTGCCGTTGGAGCAGCAGGGCGTTCGTTTCCAGCCATCCCTGGCTGTGCTCTCGCCCCTGGTCGACAAGTTGTCGCAGCGTCAGCTGCTCGACGATCTGGCGATCCCAAGCCCGCCCTGGTGTCCGCTGCGTTTGATTTCGCCGGCCCAACCTGCGCTTCCTCAGGGCTGGACCTTTCCCGTCATGGCCAAGGCCTCCCGCGGGGGATATGACGGGAAGGGCACGGTGGTGTTGCGCGATATCGATGCCCTGTCGCAGTTGTTGCGAGCCGTCCCTGCCGAGGATTGGTTGCTGGAATCCTGGGTGGACTATGAACTTGAGCTGGCTCTCGTGGTCAGCCGCGATCAGCGCGGCCGGATCCGCCATTTCCCTCTGGCGCAGACCCATCAGCATCAGCAGGTTTGTGACTGGGTTCTGGCACCGGCACCGGTGGACCCTTCCGTAGCGGCCTTGGCCTACAACGTTGCTGCGTCGCTGATGACGAAGCTCGGCTATGTGGGGGTGTTGGCTCTGGAGTTTTTCTATGGACCAGCTGGCCTGCAGGTGAATGAGATCGCCCCCCGTACCCACAATTCAGGCCATTTCTCGATCGAAGCCTGCACCAGCAGTCAGTTCGATCAGCAGCTCTGCATCGCGGCTGGTCTTCCCGTGCCTGATCCCGAGCTCAAAAGCCGCGGTGCCTTGATGGTCAACCTGCTGGGCCTGGACCCCGAACGCCATGATCCCTTGGACCAGCGGCTCCAGGCGCTGGAAGCCATGCCAGGGCTTCACCTGCACTGGTACGGCAAGTCACCGGAAACTCCGGGGCGCAAGTTGGGCCACGTGACGCTGCTGCTCGAGACTGAAACGGTGGCGATGCGTCGCGATGAGGCCGAGTCAGCACTTGCCGCCATTCGCAGGATCTGGCCCCACGCGAGCGAGAGTCAGGACTAG
- a CDS encoding carbohydrate ABC transporter permease: protein MRNSLSAWAFLLPAVVLISLSVLVPALMALVMSFTATGLDVSEPLRFVGLANLERLLSDPMARQVLLTTFLYLVGVVPPIVLGAMALAVLVNQGLPGRSLLRGAFYTPVLVSIVVAAIAFRWLYAENGLINGWLSALLGDAFSPIGFLTTPQLALPAVMLVTLWKGLGYYMVIFLAGLQGIPKELYEAAELDGSEGWRKHLDITLPLMGPYVTLVAVVSSIAATKVFEEAFLMTQGGPADATRTIVYYAYEQAFAELEISYACTLGLALFLMVLLFTMVRLALAGDRPLI, encoded by the coding sequence GTGCGCAACTCTCTTTCGGCCTGGGCGTTCCTGCTGCCGGCTGTGGTGCTGATCAGTTTGTCGGTGCTGGTGCCGGCCCTGATGGCTCTGGTGATGAGCTTTACCGCCACGGGGCTGGATGTCAGTGAACCCCTGCGTTTTGTCGGTTTGGCCAACCTGGAGCGCCTGCTGTCGGACCCGATGGCGCGGCAGGTGCTGCTCACCACCTTTCTCTATCTGGTTGGTGTGGTGCCTCCCATCGTTCTGGGGGCGATGGCGCTGGCGGTGCTGGTGAACCAGGGGCTGCCGGGGCGTTCCCTGCTGCGGGGCGCCTTCTACACCCCGGTGCTGGTATCAATCGTTGTTGCAGCGATCGCCTTCCGCTGGCTGTATGCCGAGAACGGATTAATCAATGGATGGTTAAGCGCCCTGCTTGGCGATGCCTTCAGTCCGATTGGATTCCTCACCACGCCACAGCTGGCCCTGCCCGCCGTGATGTTGGTGACCCTCTGGAAAGGACTAGGCTATTACATGGTGATCTTCCTAGCGGGTCTTCAGGGCATTCCCAAGGAGCTCTATGAAGCTGCGGAGCTGGATGGCAGCGAGGGCTGGAGAAAACATCTCGACATCACCCTGCCCTTGATGGGGCCCTACGTGACACTGGTCGCTGTGGTGTCGTCGATCGCGGCCACGAAGGTGTTCGAGGAGGCGTTCCTGATGACGCAGGGAGGTCCTGCGGATGCCACCCGAACCATCGTTTATTACGCGTACGAACAGGCTTTCGCTGAATTGGAGATCAGCTACGCCTGCACCCTTGGCCTGGCCCTGTTCCTGATGGTGCTGCTGTTCACCATGGTTCGCTTGGCCTTAGCCGGCGACCGGCCGCTGATCTGA
- the aroB gene encoding 3-dehydroquinate synthase, with product MTTITPLHHIRVALERNPYEVVIGNGGLARLGQQMLDAGVQADRRVLVVSNPDVANPYGDACLNSLREAGFSVELLVIDAGEHQKTPATVAEIHDAAYSAKLERSSLMVALGGGVVGDMTGFAAATWLRGIQVVQVPTTLLAMVDASIGGKTGVNHPRGKNLIGAFHQPRLVLIDPSTLNTLPEREFRAGMAEVIKYGILGDTALFEELEACPDPSTPAGLGAERLSSILQRSAAAKARVVAADEKEGSLRAILNYGHTFGHVVETLCGYGTWLHGEAVAIGMVAVGELAVLRGSWSRDDAERQRRLIESAGLPTAWPDLSADAVLNSLQGDKKVRDGRLRFVMPTGIGSVEIRDDVSREEILSCLERLKG from the coding sequence ATGACCACAATCACCCCGTTGCATCACATCCGCGTTGCGCTGGAGCGCAATCCCTACGAGGTGGTGATTGGAAACGGCGGCCTTGCCAGACTTGGTCAGCAGATGCTGGACGCTGGTGTGCAGGCTGATCGGCGTGTGCTGGTGGTCAGCAATCCCGATGTCGCCAACCCCTATGGCGATGCCTGCCTTAACAGCCTCAGAGAGGCAGGTTTCAGCGTGGAGCTTTTGGTGATTGACGCCGGCGAACACCAGAAGACGCCCGCCACGGTGGCGGAGATCCACGACGCGGCTTACAGCGCCAAGCTCGAACGCAGCTCCTTGATGGTGGCCCTTGGCGGAGGCGTTGTGGGGGACATGACCGGTTTTGCAGCAGCCACCTGGCTGCGGGGCATCCAGGTGGTGCAAGTGCCCACAACCCTGCTGGCCATGGTGGATGCGTCGATCGGGGGTAAGACCGGGGTCAACCATCCCCGCGGCAAAAACCTGATCGGTGCCTTTCACCAGCCGCGGCTGGTGCTGATCGATCCATCGACCCTCAACACTCTGCCCGAACGCGAGTTCCGGGCCGGCATGGCCGAAGTAATCAAGTATGGAATCCTCGGCGATACGGCGCTGTTCGAAGAACTGGAAGCTTGCCCCGACCCGAGCACGCCTGCGGGTCTTGGTGCGGAACGCCTGAGCTCGATTCTGCAGCGATCGGCCGCGGCCAAGGCACGGGTGGTGGCCGCCGACGAAAAAGAAGGTAGCCTGCGGGCGATCCTCAACTACGGCCATACCTTCGGCCATGTGGTGGAGACCCTCTGCGGCTATGGCACCTGGCTCCATGGTGAAGCGGTCGCCATTGGCATGGTGGCGGTGGGCGAACTTGCGGTACTTCGGGGCAGCTGGAGCCGCGATGATGCTGAGCGCCAACGCCGACTGATCGAGAGCGCCGGACTCCCCACCGCCTGGCCGGATCTCTCCGCTGATGCGGTTTTAAACAGCCTGCAGGGGGACAAAAAGGTGCGTGACGGCCGCCTGCGCTTCGTGATGCCCACCGGCATCGGATCCGTTGAGATCCGCGATGACGTCAGTCGTGAGGAAATTCTGAGCTGCCTGGAGCGCCTGAAAGGCTGA